One window of Epinephelus fuscoguttatus linkage group LG9, E.fuscoguttatus.final_Chr_v1 genomic DNA carries:
- the LOC125894154 gene encoding uncharacterized protein LOC125894154 isoform X13, whose protein sequence is MNPSSLEHTKQESRRQDFKKTGKKQPPEVGAGSALPAPALGGHDRHTPSLCAQPLTMEPDSSSQQIPDMLEREEMASTTSSEPQLQSPQRSPNNSILRPRSSKPDKVSHPPPWIRK, encoded by the exons ATGAACCCTTCCTCTCTAGAGCACACAAAACAGGAAAGCAGAAGGcaagactttaaaaaaacagggaaaaaacagCCCCCCGAAGTAGGGGCTGGTTCTGCTTTGCCAGCCCCTGCTTTGGGGGGACATGACCGCCACACACCAAGTCTG TGTGCACAGCCTCTGACCATGGAG CCGGACAGTAGCAGTCAACAAATTCCAGACATGcttgagagagaggagatggcTTCAACCActtcctctgagccacagctccAATCACCCCAAAG ATCTCCAAACAATTCGATACTTCGGCCCCGCTCCTCTAAACCAGACAAAGTCTCCCATCCTCCTCCATG GATCAGGAAGTGA
- the LOC125894154 gene encoding uncharacterized protein LOC125894154 isoform X12 → MNPSSLEHTKQESRRQDFKKTGKKQPPEVGAGSALPAPALGGHDRHTPSLCAQPLTMEPDSSSQQIPDMLEREEMASTTSSEPQLQSPQRSPNNSILRPRSSKPDKVSHPPPWEEDLQPEDSCSPAKKIRTDKYIPDQNINNRLTTKKYYQTDLIKDSFEKQTNISDKTELFTKMKSHLTLDKESSIDIMPPDELMKSVLAYYLDEHQKEKKINTIQYAFAVAYLKNGDLIIFPAVYPDHLKRGGRSAVPTKKHSEEKLIQQIDDFLQKNGTKVIKLLVYSYNSPCLRRENNATCCMFLLLQKAAQWDNMYGFFTEVAFTKPWGLTGPNFFKGLTYSDISDPRSVFLTYIEKCKDIPFKLVIIRKENELREKLLNISSTIKCSSHNLVDRANSSCLLDHLDRGTNIITNIIMSSEFPPKDR, encoded by the exons ATGAACCCTTCCTCTCTAGAGCACACAAAACAGGAAAGCAGAAGGcaagactttaaaaaaacagggaaaaaacagCCCCCCGAAGTAGGGGCTGGTTCTGCTTTGCCAGCCCCTGCTTTGGGGGGACATGACCGCCACACACCAAGTCTG TGTGCACAGCCTCTGACCATGGAG CCGGACAGTAGCAGTCAACAAATTCCAGACATGcttgagagagaggagatggcTTCAACCActtcctctgagccacagctccAATCACCCCAAAG ATCTCCAAACAATTCGATACTTCGGCCCCGCTCCTCTAAACCAGACAAAGTCTCCCATCCTCCTCCATG GGAAGAAGACCTGCAGCCAGAGGATTCCTGTAGCCCAGCAAAGAAAATTAGAACTGATAAATATATTCCAGaccaaaacataaataatagattgaccacaaaaaaatattacCAAACCGATCTAATAAAAGACagttttgaaaaacaaacaaatatctcTGACAAAACTGAACTTTTTACTAAAATGAAATCACATTTGACTTTAGACAAAGAGTCAAGTATTGATATAATGCCTCCAGATGAACTCATGAAGTCTGTCCTTGCATATTACCTCGATGAAcaccaaaaagagaaaaaaataaacacaatacaaTATGCATTTGCTGTTGCTTATTTGAAAAATGGTGATTTGATCATTTTTCCTGCAGTTTATCCAGACCATTTAAAGAGGGGCGGACGGTCTGCTGTTCCCACTAAAAAACACAGTGAGGAAAAATTAATTCAACAGATTGAcgattttttacaaaaaaatggaaCCAAAGTGATAAAACTTTTGGTGTATTCCTATAACAGCCCGTGTTTGAGGAGAGAGAACAATGCCACCTGCTGTATGTTTCTACTTTTAcagaaagctgctcagtgggaCAATATGTATGGATTTTTTACCGAAGTGGCATTTACAAAACCTTGGGGACTAACTGGTCCAAATTTTTTTAAGGGTCTCACTTATTCTGACATCTCAGATCCGAGGAGTGTTTTTCTTACTTACATAGAGAAATGCAAGGACATCCCTTTCAAACTAGTCATTATaaggaaagaaaatgaactGAGAGAAAAATTACTAAATATAAGTAGTACTATCAAATGCAGTTCTCACAACCTTGTGGATCGGGCAAACAGTTCATGTCTTTTGGACCATTTGGACCGTGGAACCAACATTATTACCAACATTATTATGTCATCTGAATTTCCCCCGAAGGACAGATGA
- the LOC125894154 gene encoding uncharacterized protein LOC125894154 isoform X14, with protein MNPSSLEHTKQESRRQDFKKTGKKQPPEVGAGSALPAPALGGHDRHTPSLCAQPLTMEPDSSSQQIPDMLEREEMASTTSSEPQLQSPQRSPNNSILRPRSSKPDKVSHPPPWIRK; from the exons ATGAACCCTTCCTCTCTAGAGCACACAAAACAGGAAAGCAGAAGGcaagactttaaaaaaacagggaaaaaacagCCCCCCGAAGTAGGGGCTGGTTCTGCTTTGCCAGCCCCTGCTTTGGGGGGACATGACCGCCACACACCAAGTCTG TGTGCACAGCCTCTGACCATGGAG CCGGACAGTAGCAGTCAACAAATTCCAGACATGcttgagagagaggagatggcTTCAACCActtcctctgagccacagctccAATCACCCCAAAG ATCTCCAAACAATTCGATACTTCGGCCCCGCTCCTCTAAACCAGACAAAGTCTCCCATCCTCCTCCATG gatCAGGAAGTGA